The following DNA comes from Tepidanaerobacter syntrophicus.
TTTAAATACTATTATATATCTAGTCGCCATTTTCGCTGTAGTTTATAAGGTAGGCACTGCGTTCCAAAAATTTATCCCACGGGGTCCAGCCGGATTCTGAATCAACTCCTTTGTTAAGGAGGTTGTAAAATTGGTTTAACTTAGCGCTCACCAGATCCCCATAAAAGAGTGCAAAAGCTTCTATCGTCTTTGGAACTTCAGGGCTTCCCCATTCTCTTTCACCATGATGAGAAATTATCATATGACTTAGTGCTAGTTGAAGCTCCGGTGGGAAGTTAGGTATTTCGCGAATTTTTTCATCTATCATTTCTTTTCCAATAACCAAATGGCCGATAAGTTTGCCAATATCTGTCATATTAAAAGAAATGCTGGAGAAGTTATACTCTTTAATCTTGCCGATATCATGAAGCAGGGCGCCTGTAATTAAAAGATCTCTGTTTATTGTATCCTTATAATTCGATGCGATAAGCTCGCAAATTTGAACGACTTCCAGACTATGTTCTAGAAGGCCGCCAATATAGGCATGATGAATTGTTTGTGCCGCTGGGCAAT
Coding sequences within:
- a CDS encoding 3'-5' exoribonuclease YhaM family protein translates to MEKQFIKDLKVGDKVKDLFGVVKKSLANYSSSSSKAPGQFMKLVLGDCTGTIEARLWEGVEDVIDLFNEGDVVLVEGYITEYNGLQINITSIEKYEGAVDLTLFQQTTGKDRREMAKRLNAIVQSIGNSYLKKLLISIFSDRKIYSAFINCPAAQTIHHAYIGGLLEHSLEVVQICELIASNYKDTINRDLLITGALLHDIGKIKEYNFSSISFNMTDIGKLIGHLVIGKEMIDEKIREIPNFPPELQLALSHMIISHHGEREWGSPEVPKTIEAFALFYGDLVSAKLNQFYNLLNKGVDSESGWTPWDKFLERSAYLINYSENGD